The window ttccTAGTCCCCACTACCTAAGTACATAAAGCTATATATAAACTCCACTTTGAATCACCCAAggcaagaaaccaaaccaaaacaacattacaaaacaaacaaagccaaaaaaaaaacaaaacagagtaaagatGTTTTCAGACAacttaccttcttcttcttcttcttcttcatctcaagACTTCCAAGAACACTTCATCGACAGTTTCGTCTCCAGAAAATTGCTTCAGCAACTCCCATTTGATCACACCACTGCTCAACAAGCTCATGACCCTGACAAGAACAACTTGAGCGGCAACGTTCTCCTCCTACTCTCTGTCCTTCTATGTGGTATCATTTGCTCCCTCGGGTTGCATTACATCATTCGTTGTGCATTCACACGCTCTCGAAGTTTCATGATCTCTGACCCCATCTCAAGCCCCTCCACACCACAAAGTTCAGAAGTAGTAAACAAAGGGATCAAGAAGAAAGCTCTCAAGATGTTCCCAGTAGTGAATTACTCACCAGATACTAACCTCTCAGGGCTCGGCGAGGAGTGTGTCATCTGTTTGTCTGATTTTGCTACTGGAGAACAGCTACGTCTGCTTCCCAAATGCAACCACGGGTTCCACGTTCGCTGCATCGACAAGTGGCTTAAGCAACATATGACTTGTCCGAAATGCAGACACTGTCTGGTTGAGACATGCCAAAAGATCTTAGGCGACTGCAATGAAGCTGAGCAAGTGGCAGCAGCAACACCAAGTGAGAGGAGCATAGAAATCAGAATAGCTCCTCTAGAACCTGAAGCAAGAGTAGCCACTTTTAGAGAAAGCAGCTAGCGTAtgccaacaaacaaacaaatcatattTCAAGAATTTGGTTTCACCAGCAAGcttatagatttttgtttttaatatttgaacatAATTTATGTCTCTAGCCATaggatttcaaaatcaaatatactTTAAGCTTTCCGAGAGGAATCATAAGTTCATAAGGTTTGTCAAGTTTGGTAAATGCTTTCAAAGAACTCCTCTGCATATTCAAATCACAATCACAGGGTATAGAACTAAGTGATAAAGAAACAGTTTCCATGAAGCTCTCGGATTCTTCCTCGCAATAATAAAGAAGTAAAACTCGGTGTCTTTGGAAAAGGGAAATGGACCCAACCCATATATAACAAGGTCAAACTAATCCACCTATACGTTCTGTTTCTGTGGTTAAATAGTCAAACCTAAAAGCTACTTTGAGGAATGGTTATAGTATTTTAAGATATCAGGCAGCAACACCAACATGGTATGGGATCATAATGGAAAGCTCCACTTtaacaatttatcatttttctataACAAAGAAGGAGCTGCCAAAGTGATAACACAGTAACACATGTCCATTGGCATATACATGCACGTATGCTATTGTTCAGGCGTGTCTACTGGCATTGATCCACAATTACCATactcaaaaatccaaaatagTAGTTATTTAATAAAACCGAAATAAGAGACAAAACATTTCCATCCAATTAAACGAACATGGCTAGATTTCCTTTTATATTAACTAGAACAGAGTAACTAGTGATCATGTTCATGGCTAGTTATAAACAAAAGGAGCTCCAAGATCCTAGTCTCTTGTGATTGGGTGGGAAATAGATTAAGTTCCAggcaaaaatatatttgtacacTGCCCTAGACAGAAGTGGGAGCTTAAGAGCGAATGAGGCTTTTTGCATAGAAAAGTAGTTTCATTGGGCAACAACATAAGAATGTGAGTTACAGGTAATATGAGTCCACTATGCATCTGAGAGATACGAGATGGTATCAaatcatattttgtaatatatcgTATACTCCGTGGGAAAATTGCAACAAAATGTGTAAGAAGCAGACTatctaaaagactaaaacaGAAGCACTACTAGGCAGTAGGCACAAAGTAAAATCCGATGGTAGCTGTGAAGGAGATGCATGGTTTTCAAATAGTACCATAGAGCTTTATGAAAAGCCCTCTTGCTGGACTAAAAACTTGGCTCAATAAGAAGATTCATGTCTATACTTTTGGATATTAGAGATTCAGATAATACAgaaccatataaaaaaaatggaaaaagtcTGTCGACATCCCATTGTAGAGGATAAAGGTGGACACCGAAGGTTGCGCCAACACATCCAACCACATACAGTAACAGAAGTCCCACCAGGGACAAGTCAGAGGAGTGAACATGCAACAATGAATTTAGACAGTTATGTGGCTCTTCTAAATCAAATGTTCGATGTGTTTCTGGATGCAAAGCGCATCCAGAAAAGTGTTCAAAATACTAGTTGTATCTTAGACTCATTCGGAGATATACAGTATATTAATACAACTTAACTAATGCGCTTCAGGCTTTCAAGTACTCACGATCTTAATAATGCTCTTTTCATATTCCTTTACATAATAATCATACAAGGTAAGAAAACCACCAAATCAAGAATGTCAACCAAAGAACGCACGAGTATCACATGGTATTCCAAGCAACATAAAGCAATAAAGGCAAAGTTTATCACTTTCATgaagggataaaaaaaaacagaccacTATATGTTCTTACCATATGGAACCTAGTGGCACAAACAAAAGACAATACAAAAATCATTTTCAGATAGGCATACAGCCTTTCTGATATTTtctttcagagagagagagagagaggctggTCAAGTAATAAGACTAAAAGTAACTTTATCTCTTCATTCAAAAAGTCTTGCTTTAGTTACGAGCCACAGTAAAAACGTTTGATTCTAGACTCATGTATAGTGTGCACTGGCAATTTGCAGTAAAAGACAAGATATCATAAAGTAGGGaaaaggaaattatataaatcacttGCTTTAGCTATGATTTAAATCATACGTACGAGACTGGCTTAGAGAAAGGAGCGGAGCTGGACACTAATTTAGAGTAATCTTTATTGATAAAAGTAGCCTTTAACAAGAATCATGGATGGGGATTTTTCCCTTCTGGCTGCTAACAACTTTGGTTTTACTACTGACGAGACGGGTCTAATGTTTTGAGGTACAAAGGAATGAACAGAGAGAGGCCAGTGAGATGAACCAAGACCTAAGAGATGTATTATCTGAATGCTATCACAAAGATAGAACGTTCACGGCTGCTCTAGCTAAAGCTCATGGGTCCCTGCAGCAAGTGATTTAATTAGCAAAAGACACTGCCACATGGCACTACCATTGCAGCAAATGGTATGATGGGCACACTAAGATTTTACAAATTCAGTGGAGAATCCATGTAAGATGCagactataaaaataaaataaacaaaacactaaAGGACCTTGCTAATTTTGCTTGCATATTCCACCAACTATAATTcagaaaaatataacaaaaataatttcccattaaatttttgaaagtatGTGGAAACCTTTACCTTTCCACTATATATGGAACCTGCAGCAAAAACCTAGTAGCTAGATCTATCTATTCAAATCTACAAACTAGGTTATCATGTCGACTGCAACTTCTGCTCCGATTACCAAACCAACTGAGCTCTTCCAAGATATTCGTGTAAATTTTTATTCAAGAAGAGTACTGCTTCATACAGCTTATCAACCACCTACCACGGCATCACCCCCGTTTGCAGTAGCATCACAGTCCTCTGCAAATCATATGAGCTTTGATGCAAATGTTGTCATGGTCCTATCAGTTCTCTTATGTGCACTAGTTTGCTCCCTAGGACTGCATTCTATCATAAGATGTGCACTGAGGTACTATAATTTATTATCATCAGAAGCTAGTGAGGAGCTCGCAGTACGCTTGGCCAACACAGGAGTAAAACAAAATGCCTTGAAGAGTTTCCAGACGGTAAGTTACACTGCAGAACTGAAGCTTCCTGGCCTAGATACGGAGTGTGCCATATGTCTCTCGGAGTTTGTATCCGGAGAACGAGTCAAGCTTCTGCCAAAGTGCCACCATGGATTCCATGTCCGGTGTATAGACAAATGGCTCAGTTCACACTCATCATGTCCCACCTGCAGGCAGTGCCTCATTCAGACTTGCAAAAAGATAGCTGGCTGCAGTAGTGAGATGATAACCCCATCACCTAATCAACCACAACAGAACATGCATATAGCACCACTAGGACCGGAATCATTGATGCGCGCTTTTAGCTGAACAGAGTACGGTGCAGTTATGTTGTAAAAGCTGATATGTATGTATTGTCACGTTTTTAGAATTAG is drawn from Camelina sativa cultivar DH55 chromosome 1, Cs, whole genome shotgun sequence and contains these coding sequences:
- the LOC104783703 gene encoding RING-H2 finger protein ATL77-like (The sequence of the model RefSeq protein was modified relative to this genomic sequence to represent the inferred CDS: added 56 bases not found in genome assembly), which encodes MFSDHSPSSSSSSSSSSSSSQDFQEHFIDSFVSRKLLQQLPFDHTTAQQAHDPDKNNLSGNVLLLLSVLLCGIICSLGLHYIIRCAFTRSRSFMISDPISSPSTPQSSEVVNKGIKKKALKMFPVVNYSPDTNLSGLGEECVICLSDFATGEQLRLLPKCNHGFHVRCIDKWLKQHMTCPKCRHCLVETCQKILGDCNEAEQVAAATPSERSIEIRIAPLEPEARVATFRESS
- the LOC104783709 gene encoding RING-H2 finger protein ATL78-like yields the protein MSTATSAPITKPTELFQDIRVNFYSRRVLLHTAYQPPTTASPPFAVASQSSANHMSFDANVVMVLSVLLCALVCSLGLHSIIRCALRYYNLLSSEASEELAVRLANTGVKQNALKSFQTVSYTAELKLPGLDTECAICLSEFVSGERVKLLPKCHHGFHVRCIDKWLSSHSSCPTCRQCLIQTCKKIAGCSSEMITPSPNQPQQNMHIAPLGPESLMRAFS